TGGTGGACGGCAATCCGCTCGAAGACATTTCCTGCATGCTGGGACAGGGCGAGCGGATACCGTTGGTCATGAAGGGCGGCGAGATCCAGTTCGACGAACTCGAAGCGCGCTGACGCATCGCGCCCAGGCGCTTATTCCCCGGCGTTTTCGTCGACCAGATGAGCGATCTCGTCGACTTCGATGGTCCGGCCGAGCCGGTTCTTCACGCCATATCCCCACGCATGCACGTGGGCGCCCGGCGTCAGATAGTCCGACAGCGCCTCGGCCGCGTGCGGCGGCATGCGCAGCGACGTGCCGTCGTCCAGCAGGGCGCCGCGCAGCTCGCCTTTCGGACCGTGGAGCGCGATCAGCACTTCGCCCGACGCTTCCATCTGGCGCATTTCGACTTCGGGCGGATGATGCTTGCCGTCCGAGTCCGGGCCTTCGTCGAGGATAGTGCGGCCCGCCTTCGTCATGACGGCGACGGCCGCGATCATGTCCGCGCCACGCAGCTTGATGCCGCGCACCGTGACGGCATCGCCGATCTTCACGTTGCGCGCCAATTGCTTCGACAGATGCGGCGGGAAATGAATTTGCCGCGAGTCGTCCAGAATGAATCCGTCGAGCTCGCCGTGGGGATTGAGCAGAAATCGCGTGACCGTACCGCGCGTTTGCGGCAAGCAGTCAGGGTCGATCCAGTGCATCCGTGCTTCTCCTTTCGATAAGGTTCGGTCGATACTTTGCTTTTTGCATGCAGACGCATGCATGCGGCATGCAGCATGCAAAACGCGAACAGCAAGAGTCTCGCCTTACAGACAGGAAAGCCGGAGTACTCGGTGTCAGCCGGCGTCTGAAGTCTTCGCCGACACCTCTTGCGCACGCCGCAGCCGCTCGCGGCTGTTCGAGAGGTGCATGCGCATCGCGGCGCGCGCCGCCTCCGGATCGCGGCGCTCGATTGCATCGTAGATATCCTCGTGCTCGCGATTCACGCGGTCGAGGTAACTGCCCGGATCATTGTGCGCGAGCGCGGCCGAATTCACTCGCGTGCGCGGAATGATCGTATTGCCGAGCTGGCTCAGGATGCTGTGGAAGTAGCGGTTGCCGGTTGCCTTCGCCAGTTCGAGATGGAATGCGACGTCCGCTGCAACGGCGTTTTCCGTGCCGGAAGCGATGTGCCGTTCGAACTCATCCAGCGCGCGACGCATCTGCGCTAGGTTCTCGTCTGTGCGGCGCATCGCCGCCAGCCCTGCGGCCTCCGCTTCGAGACTGATGCGCAGTTCGAGGATCGCCATCACGTCGCGGATGGTCAGGTCGCCGGCGGCTTCAATCTGGAATCGGTCATGGTCGCCCGCCTCCAGCACGAACGTGCCGATGCCATGCCGCGTCTGCACGAGCCGCGCCGCCTGCAGCCGCGAAATCGACTCGCGCACGACGGTGCGGCTCACGCCGAGCTGCGCCATGATCTCGGATTCAGTGGGCAGCTTGTCGCCGGGCTGAAGCGCCCCGCTGCGAATCCGCTCGGACAGTTCGGCGACGACCTCCTCGGTGAGATTGCGGGAACGGCGAAGCGCGCCAGGCGCGAGTGCAGGAGACATGAGTGAACCGGTCGTAGAAAGGCCAATGGCCCATTATAGGGCGCAGACCCGCTTGTACGATGACTATTGCACACCAGCCATGCGCCCTCTGCCGCCGCGCTTGTATGCAAAGTGCAATCGTTACGACGGTAATGGATGTCTGAAACTACGCATTGAAATGCCGAAAGTTGGGGCGTAGAGTTCACGTACTGCATGAAGTGAACGCCATGTGCTCCTGACCCTACCGCACATCTCTTGTTCGCTTTCTCTCGGGGCTCGTGAATCCCATGTCCGCATCCGTTGGATTCGCCATCTTCCGCGCACGCGCGAGCTATCGACAGATGCGGATCTCGGCCGCCGCAGTGAATTGCATCCAACATTAAGGCGCGAACTAGCGCGATCGCGGGGCGGCCGGCAGTCCGCATCCCCTCCTATGATCTGGCGGGCTATGCATCAGCAATACGGGACGGCAAGGAGACGAGCAATGATGCGTGAAGTAACCGGGGCGTTCTGCGGCCCGCGCAAGCTGGACGAAGCACTTGAAGACCTGCGCGCCGAAGGCATTGCGGGCGACCGTATCCGCG
This sequence is a window from Caballeronia sp. M1242. Protein-coding genes within it:
- a CDS encoding FadR/GntR family transcriptional regulator, whose product is MSPALAPGALRRSRNLTEEVVAELSERIRSGALQPGDKLPTESEIMAQLGVSRTVVRESISRLQAARLVQTRHGIGTFVLEAGDHDRFQIEAAGDLTIRDVMAILELRISLEAEAAGLAAMRRTDENLAQMRRALDEFERHIASGTENAVAADVAFHLELAKATGNRYFHSILSQLGNTIIPRTRVNSAALAHNDPGSYLDRVNREHEDIYDAIERRDPEAARAAMRMHLSNSRERLRRAQEVSAKTSDAG